In a genomic window of Nostoc sp. UHCC 0870:
- a CDS encoding bifunctional serine/threonine-protein kinase/formylglycine-generating enzyme family protein: MNTLAGRYEIIKLLGGGGFAVTYLARDNYQPSKPLCVVKQLRPNQTQSRVIEFFEKEAAILERLGKNPQIPQLLAHFNQDQNLYIVQEFIQGQDLSREIVPGKRLSESYVTKLLQDALEILSFVHQQGVIHRDIKPQNLMRRQDGKIILIDFGAVKELGTLLINSQGEVNSSVVIGTPGYMSYEQYRGKPCFGSDIYALGVMAIQALIGVLPAELEEDPQTGEIIWQNQAQVSNHLAEVLTKMVRHHFSMRYLNATEALQALISVSAPLPPTVLSEVNKELYLQEVTSRAQQGEGNFSVIALRILESRRVELGLSEQEAREIQEQVLQTYREYERKLQEYEQTLIDVVKQEYPFSQRTQKELQDYQQSLGLRNEDIAAIEARVFAPLQSKSQQHQQEAERLRQQQRQAELQRQQQEAERLRQQQQRKQQQEASQAKSNPSSQIQTFEFDTATITVTNSGFLGLGGKKHEINRIRGRAEYFRENLSNGVVLDMVAIPGGKFLMGSPENEPGRYDSESPEHQVNVKPFFMGKFPVTQAQWQAVAGFTKVNIDLNPEPSCFKGANSPVERVSWYDAVEFCARLSQKTGRIYCLPSEAEWEYACRAGTTTPYYFGETITKDLANYGNSYQQTTDVGKFPANPFGLYDMHGSIWEWCLDDWHNNYEGAPIDGSSWFDDHNHLYQKQGRALLRGGSWINNPGNCRSASRNDSNRDNLGNRGGFRVVCAAGGILQQKM; encoded by the coding sequence TTGAACACGCTGGCGGGACGCTACGAAATCATCAAGTTACTAGGCGGCGGTGGTTTTGCTGTCACATATCTGGCTAGGGATAATTACCAACCTAGTAAACCCTTATGTGTTGTCAAACAACTACGTCCCAACCAAACCCAAAGCCGCGTTATTGAATTTTTTGAGAAAGAAGCCGCTATCCTCGAAAGGCTGGGAAAAAATCCCCAAATTCCCCAACTACTTGCACACTTTAACCAAGACCAAAATCTATATATAGTACAAGAGTTTATCCAAGGACAAGATTTAAGTCGAGAAATCGTCCCTGGTAAGCGACTGAGCGAAAGCTATGTCACCAAGCTTTTACAAGATGCACTAGAAATCCTCTCCTTTGTCCATCAACAGGGAGTAATTCACCGCGACATCAAACCCCAGAACTTGATGCGTCGTCAAGATGGGAAGATTATCTTGATAGACTTCGGCGCAGTCAAAGAATTAGGGACGTTATTGATTAATAGCCAAGGTGAAGTTAATTCTAGCGTGGTGATTGGCACGCCTGGTTATATGTCTTATGAGCAGTATCGCGGTAAACCTTGTTTTGGTAGCGATATTTATGCGTTAGGGGTAATGGCTATTCAAGCTTTAATCGGTGTTTTGCCCGCAGAATTAGAAGAAGACCCGCAAACAGGGGAAATCATCTGGCAAAATCAAGCGCAGGTAAGTAATCATTTAGCTGAAGTGTTAACTAAAATGGTGCGCCATCACTTCAGTATGCGCTATCTTAACGCCACAGAAGCATTACAAGCTTTAATCTCAGTCTCAGCACCATTACCACCCACAGTTTTATCTGAGGTTAACAAGGAATTATATCTGCAAGAAGTCACAAGTCGCGCCCAGCAGGGTGAAGGTAATTTTTCTGTCATTGCTTTGAGGATATTAGAATCAAGGCGCGTTGAGTTGGGGTTATCTGAACAGGAAGCGAGAGAAATTCAAGAACAAGTTCTGCAAACCTATCGGGAGTATGAACGTAAGTTACAAGAGTATGAGCAGACATTGATTGATGTAGTCAAGCAGGAATATCCTTTTAGTCAGCGAACCCAAAAGGAATTACAAGACTATCAGCAATCTTTGGGATTACGGAATGAAGATATTGCAGCGATAGAAGCAAGAGTATTTGCACCACTACAGTCAAAATCTCAGCAACACCAGCAGGAAGCGGAAAGATTACGTCAACAACAGCGACAAGCAGAATTACAGCGACAGCAGCAGGAAGCGGAAAGATTACGTCAACAACAGCAGCGAAAACAACAACAAGAAGCATCTCAGGCTAAATCTAACCCCAGTAGTCAAATTCAAACCTTTGAATTTGACACCGCTACCATTACAGTTACAAATTCAGGGTTTTTAGGTTTAGGGGGAAAGAAACATGAAATCAACCGCATTCGGGGACGCGCTGAGTATTTTAGAGAAAACTTGAGTAATGGCGTTGTTTTAGATATGGTGGCGATTCCTGGGGGTAAATTTCTCATGGGTTCACCAGAAAATGAACCAGGACGATATGATTCTGAAAGTCCAGAGCATCAAGTTAATGTTAAACCATTTTTCATGGGTAAATTTCCCGTCACTCAAGCTCAATGGCAAGCTGTTGCTGGTTTTACTAAGGTGAATATTGATCTAAATCCCGAACCATCTTGTTTTAAAGGTGCTAACAGCCCTGTAGAAAGAGTTTCTTGGTATGATGCAGTAGAATTTTGCGCGAGACTATCGCAAAAAACTGGGAGAATTTATTGTTTACCAAGTGAAGCGGAATGGGAATATGCTTGTCGTGCGGGGACGACTACTCCATATTACTTTGGTGAGACAATTACCAAGGACTTAGCGAATTACGGCAATAGTTACCAACAAACAACTGATGTAGGAAAATTTCCTGCAAATCCTTTTGGTTTATACGATATGCACGGAAGTATATGGGAATGGTGTCTTGATGATTGGCACAACAACTATGAAGGTGCGCCAATAGATGGCAGTTCTTGGTTTGATGATCATAATCATCTTTATCAAAAGCAAGGAAGAGCCTTACTGCGGGGCGGTTCTTGGATCAACAATCCTGGAAACTGCCGTTCTGCGTCTCGCAACGACTCTAATCGCGACAACCTCGGCAACCGTGGTGGTTTTCGTGTTGTGTGTGCCGCCGGGGGGATTCTCCAGCAGAAAATGTAG
- a CDS encoding metal ABC transporter substrate-binding protein encodes MAAITHSKARYLGKAVLGVFLGILIHGCTQANSNRTPSVNNGKPQVVATSTVIADLVGEVGGEEIQLKGILQPGADPHVYEPVPADSRFLEEADLILYNGYNLEPGLIKLMNAAGGKARKLAVGEVVKPLQLDKGKGEIVPDPHVWGSAENAIAMVNAIRDALIESSPEDKDKFTQNAAQLTEELKQLHSWINQQIQTIPPQNRQLVTTHDAFQYYGQTYGIAIAGTLIGISTEEQPSAQTVQRLVESIKKIGVPAIFAETTINPALITTVAQEAGVKLAPNELYSDSIGAKGSDGDSYIKMMQANTRTIVEALGGKYTPFQLKK; translated from the coding sequence ATGGCAGCAATCACTCATTCAAAAGCCAGATATTTGGGTAAGGCGGTATTAGGGGTATTTTTGGGAATTTTGATACATGGATGTACACAAGCTAACTCTAACCGTACTCCCTCCGTCAACAATGGTAAGCCGCAAGTAGTAGCAACTAGCACAGTCATTGCTGATTTAGTTGGTGAAGTTGGAGGGGAAGAAATCCAGTTAAAGGGAATTTTGCAGCCTGGTGCTGATCCTCATGTATACGAACCAGTTCCAGCAGACAGCAGATTTTTGGAAGAAGCCGACTTGATTTTATATAACGGCTACAACTTAGAACCAGGACTAATTAAGTTAATGAATGCGGCTGGTGGGAAAGCGCGGAAGTTAGCCGTCGGGGAAGTCGTCAAGCCATTACAGTTAGATAAAGGAAAAGGTGAGATTGTCCCAGATCCCCACGTTTGGGGTAGTGCAGAAAATGCGATCGCAATGGTGAATGCCATTCGAGATGCTTTAATAGAGTCATCCCCGGAAGATAAAGATAAATTTACTCAAAATGCCGCGCAACTGACAGAAGAGTTAAAACAGTTGCATAGCTGGATTAATCAACAAATCCAAACGATACCCCCACAGAATCGCCAACTGGTGACAACTCACGACGCTTTCCAATATTATGGCCAAACTTACGGAATTGCGATCGCTGGCACATTAATTGGTATTAGCACCGAAGAACAACCAAGCGCACAAACAGTACAGCGATTAGTCGAGTCAATCAAAAAAATCGGTGTCCCCGCAATTTTTGCCGAAACTACTATTAACCCAGCGTTAATTACAACCGTTGCTCAAGAAGCTGGAGTCAAACTAGCACCAAATGAACTCTACTCTGATTCAATTGGAGCAAAAGGAAGCGATGGCGATTCTTACATCAAAATGATGCAGGCAAATACCCGCACTATTGTAGAGGCATTGGGAGGGAAATATACACCTTTTCAACTAAAGAAATAA
- a CDS encoding DUF1611 domain-containing protein, with protein sequence MRLPLNQKVAILLHEGTQGTIGKTGLALLRYSEAPIVAVIDKECPGQSLREITGIKRDVPIVASVTAALEYKPQILVIGIAPKGGGVPDDYWIEIKTALEAGMSLVNGLHTSLSNMADLNALLKPGQLIWDVRKEPANLDVASGMARTLPCRRVLTVGTDMAIGKMSTSLELHWLSKLRGWRSKFLATGQTGVMLEGDGVALDAVRVDFAAGAVEQMVMRYGKNYDILYIEGQGSLLHPGSTATLPLIRGSQPTQLILVHKAGQTHNRNNPHVPIPPLPEVINLYETVASAGGAFGKVPVAGIALNTAHLDEFAAKEAIAQTTAETGLPCTDVVRFGADVLLDAVMQN encoded by the coding sequence GTGCGTCTGCCGCTTAATCAAAAAGTTGCTATTTTATTACATGAAGGAACTCAGGGGACTATCGGCAAAACTGGGCTAGCACTTTTACGCTACAGTGAAGCCCCAATTGTGGCAGTTATAGATAAGGAGTGTCCGGGACAATCTTTAAGAGAAATCACAGGTATTAAGCGGGATGTCCCCATTGTGGCATCGGTGACAGCAGCCTTGGAATACAAGCCTCAAATCTTGGTAATTGGAATTGCCCCCAAAGGTGGCGGTGTACCTGATGATTACTGGATTGAGATTAAAACAGCCCTGGAAGCTGGGATGTCTTTGGTGAACGGTTTACACACATCGTTGTCCAATATGGCTGATTTAAATGCACTCCTCAAACCAGGACAATTAATTTGGGATGTACGAAAAGAACCAGCCAATTTAGATGTTGCCAGTGGCATGGCGCGGACTCTCCCCTGTCGGCGGGTGTTAACAGTGGGAACTGACATGGCTATTGGGAAGATGTCCACCAGTTTAGAACTACATTGGTTATCAAAACTGCGGGGTTGGCGTTCTAAGTTTTTGGCTACCGGCCAAACTGGGGTGATGCTAGAAGGGGACGGTGTAGCCTTAGATGCTGTGCGGGTGGACTTTGCGGCTGGTGCAGTAGAACAGATGGTGATGCGCTATGGGAAAAATTACGACATCTTATATATAGAAGGACAAGGTTCTTTATTACATCCTGGTTCGACGGCAACCTTACCCTTAATTCGTGGTTCTCAACCGACTCAATTAATCTTGGTACATAAAGCCGGACAAACTCATAATCGCAATAATCCCCATGTACCCATCCCGCCTTTACCAGAGGTGATTAACCTGTATGAAACCGTCGCCAGTGCTGGCGGGGCATTTGGTAAAGTGCCTGTAGCGGGTATAGCCTTAAACACTGCCCATTTAGATGAATTTGCGGCAAAAGAAGCGATCGCACAAACCACAGCCGAAACCGGTCTACCCTGCACCGATGTAGTCCGCTTTGGTGCTGATGTGCTTTTGGATGCAGTCATGCAGAATTAG
- a CDS encoding peroxiredoxin — MTAITRVPDVVFKTRVRDESVAGPNPYRWQDQTTQEIFGGKKVVLFALPGAFTPTCSSTHLPRYEELYDEFKALGVDQIICLSVNDAFVMFQWGKQQGAKNVFLLPDGSGEFTRKMGMLVDKSNIGFGMRSWRYSMVVNNGEIEKMFVEPGYEDNCPTDPFEVSDADTVLAYLKGVERSKEVAPRLSFVG, encoded by the coding sequence ATGACTGCTATTACTCGCGTTCCTGATGTTGTATTCAAAACTCGTGTTCGGGATGAGTCTGTAGCTGGCCCCAACCCTTACCGTTGGCAAGACCAGACAACTCAAGAAATTTTCGGCGGTAAAAAAGTAGTCTTATTTGCGTTACCTGGGGCATTTACACCTACCTGCTCTTCTACACATCTGCCCCGTTATGAAGAACTTTATGATGAATTCAAAGCTCTAGGCGTTGATCAAATTATTTGCCTGTCAGTCAACGACGCGTTTGTCATGTTCCAGTGGGGTAAGCAACAAGGGGCGAAAAACGTGTTCTTGTTACCCGATGGTAGTGGCGAATTTACCCGCAAGATGGGAATGTTAGTAGATAAATCTAACATCGGCTTTGGGATGCGTTCTTGGCGTTATTCAATGGTTGTCAACAACGGCGAAATTGAAAAGATGTTTGTTGAGCCTGGCTATGAAGACAACTGTCCCACCGATCCTTTTGAAGTATCTGATGCGGATACAGTCCTGGCGTACCTCAAGGGTGTAGAACGCTCCAAAGAAGTTGCACCTCGGTTGTCATTCGTCGGTTAA
- a CDS encoding Fur family transcriptional regulator: protein MQQQADEIIKILKSKGLRVTPQRFAVYANLLARKDHPTVEQILTDLNQDAPTSSQATVYAALQALREVGLAREVLLEEGVSRYDANVAPHHHFRCNCCRRIEDIQWNTFGNIDLGQLRSGLKAERFEVIVQGICDRCQ from the coding sequence ATGCAGCAGCAAGCTGATGAGATTATCAAAATACTGAAAAGTAAAGGATTGCGAGTCACCCCTCAGAGGTTCGCCGTCTACGCAAACCTGCTAGCAAGAAAAGACCATCCTACCGTTGAGCAAATTTTGACGGACTTAAATCAGGATGCACCAACTTCATCGCAGGCAACAGTATATGCTGCGCTTCAGGCATTGCGTGAGGTGGGATTGGCGCGTGAAGTGCTATTAGAAGAAGGGGTTTCTCGTTACGATGCCAATGTTGCACCCCATCATCATTTCCGGTGTAACTGCTGTCGCAGAATCGAAGATATTCAATGGAACACCTTCGGCAATATTGATTTAGGTCAACTCCGTTCAGGACTAAAAGCAGAACGTTTCGAGGTGATAGTTCAGGGAATTTGCGATCGCTGTCAGTAA
- the gorA gene encoding glutathione-disulfide reductase has protein sequence MTYDFDLFVIGAGSGGIATARRAAEYGAKVGIAEFDRLGGTCVNRGCVPKKLMVYASRFPGIFEEAQGYGWSAVESSLNWEDMITSVNNEVTRLNGIYQRMLDNSKVQIFQGRAKFIDNHTVEVGETKITADKILIAVGGTPVRPDIPGIEHALISDALFEMKPQPKRVVILGGGYIGSEFACILHGLGTEVIQVIRQDKILRGFDEDLRTEIQEGMIRHGIRIITHADIVSIEKTDTGVSMMIKNDTEENILADAISLAALGRKPNTDNLGLENTSVKLDKGGMVVVDRYSRTEEENIYALGDCTSKIQLTPVAINEGRAFADTAFGGKPRVMSYENIPTAIFTTPEAATVGLTEAEAIEEHGSDRIKVYRSRFRPMYYTLAGKEEKTLMKLVVNQETDQVLGAHMVGDHAGEIIQGIAIALKMGAKKADFDATVGIHPSSAEEFVTMR, from the coding sequence GTGACATACGATTTTGATTTGTTTGTAATTGGTGCGGGTTCTGGTGGGATAGCTACAGCTCGCCGTGCGGCAGAATATGGCGCAAAAGTGGGGATTGCAGAGTTTGATAGGCTTGGTGGTACTTGCGTTAATCGCGGTTGCGTACCGAAAAAATTAATGGTTTATGCTTCTCGCTTCCCTGGCATATTTGAAGAAGCACAAGGTTATGGTTGGAGTGCTGTCGAAAGTTCCCTCAACTGGGAAGATATGATTACCAGTGTTAATAATGAGGTGACACGCCTCAACGGTATCTATCAACGGATGTTAGATAACTCCAAAGTGCAGATATTTCAGGGGCGGGCTAAATTTATTGATAATCATACAGTTGAAGTTGGCGAGACTAAAATCACCGCCGATAAAATATTAATTGCTGTGGGTGGGACACCAGTCCGTCCTGATATTCCTGGTATTGAACACGCTCTGATTTCTGATGCTTTATTTGAAATGAAGCCCCAACCTAAACGGGTTGTAATCCTTGGTGGTGGATATATCGGCTCTGAATTTGCTTGTATCTTGCATGGATTAGGTACAGAAGTAATTCAGGTAATTCGCCAAGATAAAATTTTGCGCGGATTTGACGAAGATTTGAGAACAGAAATTCAAGAGGGGATGATTCGTCACGGCATTAGGATTATTACTCATGCTGATATTGTGAGCATTGAGAAAACAGATACTGGTGTCAGTATGATGATTAAAAATGACACTGAAGAAAATATCTTAGCAGACGCAATCAGTTTGGCTGCTTTAGGACGGAAACCAAATACTGATAATTTAGGCTTAGAGAATACGTCTGTAAAACTAGATAAAGGGGGAATGGTTGTAGTCGATCGCTACAGTCGCACCGAGGAAGAAAATATCTATGCTCTAGGCGATTGTACCAGCAAAATTCAACTCACCCCTGTAGCAATTAATGAGGGACGAGCCTTCGCAGATACAGCCTTTGGTGGTAAGCCCCGCGTGATGAGTTATGAAAATATCCCCACAGCGATTTTTACTACTCCCGAAGCGGCGACAGTTGGGTTAACAGAAGCAGAAGCCATTGAAGAACATGGTAGCGATCGCATTAAAGTTTATCGCAGTCGCTTCCGTCCTATGTATTACACCCTAGCAGGCAAAGAAGAAAAAACCCTGATGAAACTGGTAGTAAATCAAGAAACCGACCAAGTTTTAGGGGCGCACATGGTAGGCGATCATGCTGGAGAAATCATCCAAGGAATTGCGATCGCTCTGAAAATGGGTGCGAAAAAAGCTGATTTCGATGCCACAGTTGGGATTCATCCCAGTTCTGCCGAAGAATTTGTCACTATGCGTTAA
- a CDS encoding Uma2 family endonuclease, translating into MEYSIALPQLPTAAELPDSDDTPVDNELQNLIPNLLLAILSAVWSDRQDWFFGVDMGIYYLPTAPRKSLVPDGFLSLGVERRRQQRGRLSYVLWEENWIPPILVVEVVSQTYGGEYDTKMSKYLDLGVLYYVIYNPDHSQRDDHAPFEVYKQIDDEFILRSQERFWIPELQLAIGVDVGIYGDWEREWLFWFNQDGERFPSPDERVEQAQQQAQQAQQAQQDLEDLRNRLKQRGIDPDSF; encoded by the coding sequence ATGGAATATTCCATTGCTCTACCCCAACTGCCAACAGCCGCAGAACTGCCGGACTCTGATGATACTCCTGTGGATAACGAACTGCAAAATCTCATTCCTAACTTACTGTTGGCTATTTTATCGGCAGTTTGGAGCGATCGCCAGGATTGGTTTTTTGGGGTAGACATGGGCATCTACTACCTACCGACTGCACCCCGAAAATCCCTTGTCCCCGATGGGTTTTTGAGCTTGGGTGTAGAACGACGGCGACAACAGCGAGGCAGACTCAGTTACGTGTTATGGGAAGAGAATTGGATTCCGCCCATTTTGGTTGTTGAAGTTGTTTCTCAAACCTATGGTGGAGAATACGACACCAAGATGAGCAAATATCTCGATTTGGGCGTATTGTATTACGTTATCTATAATCCCGACCATTCGCAGCGAGATGATCACGCTCCCTTTGAAGTGTATAAACAAATTGACGATGAGTTTATTTTGCGATCGCAAGAACGGTTTTGGATACCGGAATTGCAACTAGCGATTGGGGTAGATGTGGGTATATACGGAGACTGGGAAAGGGAATGGTTGTTTTGGTTTAATCAGGATGGTGAGCGATTCCCCAGTCCTGATGAACGAGTAGAACAAGCTCAACAACAAGCTCAACAAGCTCAACAGGCTCAACAAGACCTCGAAGACTTACGAAATAGGCTCAAACAGCGCGGTATCGATCCCGATAGTTTTTAA
- a CDS encoding NUDIX hydrolase produces the protein MSKLEKWQILNSKMVLDNPWCQVRQDEVKLPNGQIIDDYFVNIRPDIVLVLPITASREIIFVRQYRHGAENFFIELPAGRFDPTQESPEDAGMRELQEETGYVAQELRKIATLYDNPSKDNNQIHLYLAENVIKTGEQKLDITEEIEVILIPVESVLEKIAQGEISVSGSIAALLLGLKFITD, from the coding sequence ATGAGTAAATTAGAAAAATGGCAAATATTAAACTCCAAAATGGTCTTAGATAACCCTTGGTGTCAAGTCAGGCAAGATGAAGTTAAATTACCCAACGGTCAGATCATAGATGACTATTTTGTAAATATTAGGCCAGATATTGTACTGGTTCTTCCGATTACTGCCAGTAGAGAAATTATCTTTGTTCGGCAATATAGACATGGGGCTGAGAATTTTTTTATAGAATTGCCAGCCGGCAGGTTTGATCCAACACAAGAAAGTCCAGAAGATGCAGGTATGAGAGAACTGCAAGAAGAAACAGGTTATGTAGCTCAAGAATTAAGAAAAATTGCTACATTATATGACAACCCCAGTAAAGATAATAATCAAATTCATTTATATTTAGCAGAAAATGTCATCAAGACTGGAGAACAAAAGTTAGATATTACAGAAGAAATTGAAGTAATTTTAATTCCTGTAGAGTCAGTGTTAGAGAAAATAGCTCAAGGGGAAATTTCGGTATCAGGGAGTATTGCAGCCTTATTGTTAGGATTAAAGTTTATCACTGATTAA
- a CDS encoding dipeptide epimerase, which produces MHVEVQLFTVNKRFPLTISRGTTAKTTNIWVKIVSSNGGGENIEGWGEASPFGVGNHAQSTDTIKNALEQIAPVLQAFHPLQRQEIEQVFIQYQVPSAARAAIDMALYDWLGKYVGLPLWQIWGLNRNAIVPTSVTIGISSPAAAQARARDWLQFTDVRLFKVKLGSPEGIEADRQMLLALQQEAPAQEFFVDANGGWSLADAIEMCNWLADLGIKYVEQPLPRGEEINLVKLKEKSPLPIFVDESCFNSSNIPHLANYVDGINIKLMKSGGLTEAMRMVHTARAYGLQVMFGCYSDSSLSNTAAAQLSPLADYLDLDSHLNLSDDPFTGAVVQEGRVLPNDLPGLGVKYSASAA; this is translated from the coding sequence ATGCACGTAGAAGTTCAGCTATTTACGGTTAACAAGCGATTTCCCTTAACTATTAGTCGCGGCACAACAGCAAAGACAACCAATATCTGGGTAAAAATTGTCAGTTCCAATGGAGGTGGAGAAAACATCGAAGGTTGGGGTGAAGCATCGCCTTTTGGTGTGGGCAATCATGCACAATCAACTGATACTATTAAGAATGCTTTAGAACAAATCGCGCCAGTTTTGCAAGCCTTTCACCCGTTGCAGAGGCAGGAAATAGAGCAAGTTTTCATCCAATACCAAGTGCCTTCGGCGGCGAGGGCAGCAATTGATATGGCATTGTATGACTGGCTGGGTAAGTATGTAGGATTACCCCTATGGCAAATCTGGGGGCTGAATCGCAACGCCATAGTCCCCACTTCCGTCACCATTGGCATTAGTTCCCCAGCCGCAGCTCAGGCCAGGGCTAGGGATTGGTTACAATTTACCGATGTGCGTTTATTTAAAGTCAAGTTAGGTAGTCCAGAAGGTATAGAAGCAGATCGGCAAATGCTATTGGCACTGCAACAAGAAGCACCAGCACAAGAATTTTTTGTGGATGCTAACGGGGGTTGGAGTTTGGCAGATGCCATTGAGATGTGCAATTGGTTGGCGGATTTAGGTATAAAGTATGTAGAACAGCCATTGCCACGAGGAGAGGAAATTAATTTAGTCAAGCTGAAAGAAAAATCACCTTTACCGATTTTTGTGGATGAAAGCTGCTTTAATAGCTCCAATATTCCCCATTTAGCAAACTATGTAGATGGCATCAATATTAAATTGATGAAATCTGGGGGCTTAACTGAGGCTATGCGGATGGTACATACTGCCCGCGCTTATGGGTTACAAGTGATGTTTGGCTGCTATTCTGACAGTTCATTATCTAATACAGCAGCTGCACAACTATCGCCACTAGCTGATTATTTAGATTTAGATAGTCACTTAAATTTAAGTGATGACCCCTTCACGGGTGCAGTGGTACAAGAAGGGAGAGTATTACCAAACGATTTACCAGGCTTGGGAGTAAAATATAGTGCGTCTGCCGCTTAA
- a CDS encoding COP23 domain-containing protein: MLSKSWKLACLGGLGLSLFLGNGAALAQFDNSADSVVVPTVPSGSSTPTNTPIPLPTNTSVNTTNSPTNVGGARFFCQQYNGQPTVMYQPQSQPGQYFPWAAPTALGGGWDAQSRCQAIASRLELYRPDGLQELQTSVENRENIICVTTDANSQCRIVVTVPRNKDPYTVRNSIFQNLMSADSGQQTTAVNTYTNRSSGGNELYNLGRTLLGSGNRVNSLRSGINLKPYLDTRDGGTGRNLKNGVAIGRPSQPQVRTRLNPDKFR; the protein is encoded by the coding sequence ATGTTGTCAAAAAGCTGGAAGTTAGCTTGTTTGGGCGGTCTGGGGTTATCTTTATTTTTGGGTAATGGGGCTGCACTGGCTCAATTTGATAATTCTGCTGATAGTGTAGTTGTCCCAACTGTACCATCAGGTTCATCAACACCCACAAACACACCTATACCATTGCCAACCAATACATCAGTAAATACAACTAATTCACCTACTAATGTTGGTGGCGCACGCTTTTTCTGTCAACAGTATAACGGCCAACCCACCGTCATGTATCAACCCCAAAGCCAACCAGGGCAATACTTTCCTTGGGCTGCTCCGACGGCTTTAGGTGGTGGATGGGATGCACAAAGCCGTTGTCAAGCGATCGCTAGTCGCTTAGAGTTATATCGTCCAGATGGGTTACAAGAACTGCAAACCTCTGTAGAAAATAGAGAAAATATTATTTGTGTGACAACCGATGCTAATTCTCAATGTCGGATTGTCGTGACAGTACCCCGTAACAAAGATCCTTACACCGTTCGTAATAGTATTTTCCAAAACCTGATGTCTGCTGATAGTGGTCAGCAAACCACAGCCGTCAACACCTATACTAATCGCAGTAGTGGGGGAAACGAACTTTATAATTTAGGTCGTACTCTGTTAGGTAGCGGTAATCGAGTCAATTCTTTGAGAAGTGGTATTAATCTCAAGCCTTACCTCGATACTAGAGATGGGGGAACAGGTAGAAATCTGAAAAATGGGGTAGCAATCGGTCGTCCATCTCAACCACAAGTCCGCACTCGCCTAAATCCTGATAAATTCCGTTAA
- a CDS encoding metal ABC transporter ATP-binding protein: MRTANFSLEGNSNLVWVNTVTATTNINIAHLGVHYRTEEALRDINCIVKPGRLTGIFGPNGAGKSTLMKAMLGLVPFSSGRVLYQGKPLMQQLDQVAYVPQRSQIDWTYPATVWDVVMMGRIKKTGWLRSFSSVSRQVAKNALERVGMKEFCDRPIGQLSGGQQQRVFLARALAQQAEIFCFDEPLVGIDQKTQAVVFDVFHELAAANKIVLVVNHDLGESISHFDDLVLLNRELVATGSRQQVLTEENLRCAYGGKVMYFTDAA; encoded by the coding sequence ATGAGAACTGCTAATTTTTCCTTAGAAGGTAATTCCAATCTAGTGTGGGTTAATACTGTGACAGCCACAACAAACATTAACATTGCCCATCTAGGAGTACACTACCGTACAGAAGAAGCCTTGAGGGATATTAACTGTATTGTTAAACCGGGACGACTGACTGGGATTTTTGGCCCTAACGGTGCAGGTAAAAGTACCTTAATGAAGGCGATGCTGGGGTTAGTTCCCTTTAGTAGTGGAAGGGTATTGTATCAAGGTAAACCCCTGATGCAGCAATTAGATCAAGTTGCGTATGTTCCCCAGCGTAGCCAAATTGACTGGACTTATCCCGCCACAGTTTGGGATGTAGTGATGATGGGACGAATAAAAAAAACAGGGTGGTTGCGTAGTTTCTCTAGTGTGAGTCGCCAAGTAGCCAAAAATGCCTTAGAAAGAGTTGGGATGAAAGAATTTTGCGATCGCCCCATTGGACAATTATCAGGGGGACAGCAACAACGAGTATTTTTAGCCCGTGCTTTAGCGCAGCAAGCCGAGATTTTCTGTTTTGATGAACCATTGGTAGGGATTGATCAAAAAACCCAAGCAGTAGTTTTTGATGTCTTTCATGAATTAGCTGCGGCTAATAAAATTGTCTTGGTAGTTAACCATGATTTAGGCGAATCTATCAGCCACTTTGATGATTTAGTCTTACTTAACCGCGAACTCGTCGCCACAGGTTCAAGACAACAGGTACTCACAGAAGAAAATCTGCGTTGTGCTTACGGTGGTAAAGTCATGTATTTTACTGACGCAGCTTAA